Sequence from the Herbaspirillum sp. meg3 genome:
ATTATTGTCGCTGCCCGAACTACCGGTGAGTCAGAGCGCCGAGGAATTTGAGCTCGCCGTTGACACGGCGACACGGCCTTTCGGCACGATTGCCGCCTGTCGCAAGCTGCAACCGTTTTCGCACGTGTTCACGCATTTCAAATTGCATGTATCGCCATTCCAGGTCGTGCTGAAAAAGCGTCTGCTTCAGGCTGCGGAATCCGTGTATGTCTGGTATCCGGTTGCCGGGTTGGCGGATGCGCCTTTGCCCGCACCAGTCAAAAAACTGTTGCTGGGCGTGTTGCGCACCGATGATTTGCTGAATTGATTGGGTGAACTCGCTGAGCCGAACTTGGCTCAGCTCAGTTGTCGATGGCGTATCACGACGTTCTCATTTGCCGAGAAGTGTTTAGCCAGTTGCTCGACGATATAAACCGAGCGATGCTGGCCGCCGGTACAACCGATTGCCACCGTCAGATAGCTGCGGTTGTCGCGCTTGAATGAGGGCAGCCATTTTTCGACGAAATTGCGGATGTCGCCGAGCAGGTCATTGACGGCAGGCAGATCGGCGAGAAATTCGATGACCGGCGCGTCCCGTCCTGTGAGCGGACGAAGTCGCAGATCGTAGTGCGGATTGGGGAGTACGCGCACATCAAACACCAGATCCGCATCCAGCGGCACGCCGAATTTAAACGCGAAAGATTCGAACAGTACGGTGAGGCTGGCTTGCTCCGTATCGATCAGGTCGCGAATCCAGGCGCGCAGCTTATTGGCGCTCAGGTTGGACGTGTCGATGACATGGCCGAGACCTTCGACCACGCTCAACATTTCTCTTTCCTTGTGAATGCACTCGGTCAGCGTCAGGCGATCAGTTGGGTTTTGGTTGGGCAGCAGACGGTGCGACAGCGGATGGCTGCGGCGCGTTTCTGAAAAACGCGTGATCAGCGATTCGGTCGTGGCCGTCAGGAAGAACAGCTTGACGTCGTGTCCCTGTTCCTTGAGCAGTGCTATATCCGGGCCCAGACCTGCAAGCGAATCGGCGCTGCGTGCGTCCGTGGCGACCGCCAGCGTCTCATCGCCTTCCTGTAAGCGGGTTTCCACCAGACTGCGCAGCAGTGCAGGCGGTAAATTGTCGACGCAAAAATAACCGGCGTCTTCCAGAACATGGAGAGCGACCGATTTGCCGGAGCCGGAAATGCCAGTGATGAGAACGATACGCATGAGTATGATGATACCTCAAGCAGAGCTGATAGGTCAGTGTCGTGTCAGCTTACCGTGTGATCGACCCGGTTGTCGACAGTCGAATCAGTCGATTGCCGGGTCTTGCTGAAGGCTTGTTCGCTTATTCGCCATTCATCGCCTTGCGCTGGCGATCGATAAATTCCTTGAGCGTATCGATGCCGCGCAATTGCAAGATGGTATTGCGTACCGCCGCTTCCAGCAGAACCGCAATATTGCGGCCTGCAGCCACAGGGATGACTACTTTACGAATCGGCAGGCCGAGCACATCTTCAAATTGCGCATCAAGCGGCAGGCGTTCGTAATTTTCTTCCAGCGTGCTGCGACGAACCAGATGGACGATCAGCTTGAGGCGCATTTTGCGGCGCACGGCTGTCTCGCCGAAAATGGCTTTGATGTCGAGCAGGCCAAGGCCTCGGACTTCCAGCAGATTTTGCAGCAACGGCGGGCAGCGGCCTTCGATCATGTTCGGTGCAATACGCGCGAACTCGACGGCATCGTCGGCCACCAGGCCGTGGCTGCGTGAAATCAGTTCCAGACCCAGTTCGCTTTTACCCAGGCCGGATTCGCCGGTAATCAGCACGCCTACGCCGAGCACGTCCATGAACACGCCATGCATGGTGATTTGCTGCGCCAGTTTTTTGGACAGGTAGACGCGCAGATAATCGATCACCTGCGCAGCAGGCAAGGGCGTGGAGAACAGCGGAATATTTTTTTCGTCACAGATCGCCAGAATATCGGCCGGCGTGGACAAACCTTGCGCGATGATAAAAGCGGGCGGCTCACCGGCGACCAGTTCAGCAGTCTGATAGGCGCGGGAGGTGTTGGAGAGGCGTTGGTAGTACTCGGTTTCCTGATGGCCGAAGACCTGGATGCGGCCCGGGTGGATCAGGTTCAAGTGGCCGACCTGATCGGCTGCGGAGGCGGCGTCGCCGGAAATCAGTCGTTCTCCACCGGGGAAACCTGCGAACCAGCCTAACTGCAGCGATTCGCGATTTTCTTCATACAGTTGCTGTATCGATAGCGCGGTGTAGGAAGGCATGGTTCTCCGAAAGACGGTGGTTACAGTGGCGGTGGCGACATCAATTTACGTCAATGCGTGCGCGGACGCTGCGGATCCTTTTGCTGAAGGATCCGCGCGATATTTTGCTTAGTTGGTTTTTTCCAGCGACGGCTGCCAGGTGACGAGGCGCGAATAGACAGATGCGGCGTCAGGGTCGGCAATCAGTTCAGCGCGAAAGGCATTATCGGAAAACATCTCTGCAATTTCGGACAAGATTTCCAGGTGCTGTTGGGTCACATTGTCTGGAATCAGCAAAAAGATCAGCAACTTGACCGGCTCGCCGTCGGGCGATTCAAAAGGAATCGGCTCGGCCAGGCGCATGAAGAGCGCCAATGGTGCTTTGAGTCCCTTGATGCGGCCGTGCGGAACGGCCACGCCGTGACCCAGTCCTGTCGAACCAAGGCGCTCGCGTGCAAACAGGTTTTCAGAAACAGTGGAGCGGGCGATACCGCTGTTGTTTTCAAAGGTAAGTCCGGCTTGTTCGAATGCTCGTTTTTTGCTGGAGACTTCAAGGTCCAGAATGACGTTCTCTGGGGACAGGATTTTTGCTAGATTTGTCATGACACAAAAGAAAGGCGCTAGATAGGCTTTTGTGCAGGATTATAGGCTTCTTTGGGAGTTACGCAATGAATTCCGTTGTTGCCATGGAGTAAATGTTGGTCGGGGTTGTCGTCGTGCGAAAGGCTCAAATTGATCACGTTTCCCCGGTAGGCGGAGGTCGTTTTACCGGGGAAATGACGGGATGAATTTTTACATTTCGATGCGGCCAAAAACCAACAATACGTCACCGCTATTTTTGTTGGGTGAAAGACGTGGGACGTAAGAAAACATGATCTTGGCCTTCTTGGTACCGATCGATGCCAACGGCAACGGCACCGGGAAAGGCACGCCGCCAAAATAATCCTGACGGCTCATCAGCATTGCGGTGCCGCCGATGCCGACTTCCAGCGGCGTGTGACTGATCGGGAACACCCACTCATACGCGTAACCC
This genomic interval carries:
- the hprK gene encoding HPr(Ser) kinase/phosphatase codes for the protein MPSYTALSIQQLYEENRESLQLGWFAGFPGGERLISGDAASAADQVGHLNLIHPGRIQVFGHQETEYYQRLSNTSRAYQTAELVAGEPPAFIIAQGLSTPADILAICDEKNIPLFSTPLPAAQVIDYLRVYLSKKLAQQITMHGVFMDVLGVGVLITGESGLGKSELGLELISRSHGLVADDAVEFARIAPNMIEGRCPPLLQNLLEVRGLGLLDIKAIFGETAVRRKMRLKLIVHLVRRSTLEENYERLPLDAQFEDVLGLPIRKVVIPVAAGRNIAVLLEAAVRNTILQLRGIDTLKEFIDRQRKAMNGE
- a CDS encoding PTS sugar transporter subunit IIA, whose product is MTNLAKILSPENVILDLEVSSKKRAFEQAGLTFENNSGIARSTVSENLFARERLGSTGLGHGVAVPHGRIKGLKAPLALFMRLAEPIPFESPDGEPVKLLIFLLIPDNVTQQHLEILSEIAEMFSDNAFRAELIADPDAASVYSRLVTWQPSLEKTN
- the rapZ gene encoding RNase adapter RapZ, whose amino-acid sequence is MRIVLITGISGSGKSVALHVLEDAGYFCVDNLPPALLRSLVETRLQEGDETLAVATDARSADSLAGLGPDIALLKEQGHDVKLFFLTATTESLITRFSETRRSHPLSHRLLPNQNPTDRLTLTECIHKEREMLSVVEGLGHVIDTSNLSANKLRAWIRDLIDTEQASLTVLFESFAFKFGVPLDADLVFDVRVLPNPHYDLRLRPLTGRDAPVIEFLADLPAVNDLLGDIRNFVEKWLPSFKRDNRSYLTVAIGCTGGQHRSVYIVEQLAKHFSANENVVIRHRQLS